Below is a window of Georgenia soli DNA.
TTCTACGGCGACCTCTTCGCGCACGTGGTGTCCTGGCGCGGGAACCTCTACCTCGAGGACGGCCTGCACCGGGCCCTGCGTGCCGCGCTGCAGCAGCGGCTCGTGCTGCACGCCCGCGTTCTCGAGCTGGACGCCGAGGGTCGCATCCGTGAGCAGGTCTGACTCCGTTACCGTTCCTCCTGTGACGGAGCGAACCACCCTCGACGACGACGCCGCCCTGCGACGTGCGGCCCGGCGCCGCCGGCTCCAGCAGCGCCAGACCGTCATCTTCGGCGGTCTGATCACCGTCCTGCTCGTCGCCGCCCTGCTCGCCGGCGCCGTCTGGTCCGGCCTGCTGCCGGCGCCGTTCACACGGGACTTCTCGCGCGAGGACAGCTCCGACGGACAGGTGCTCCAGCCGTGCCTGCCCGACGGCGCCACGGCGGTGCCGCTCGGCTCGATCACCGCGAACGTCTACAACGGCACGGACACCGCCGGCCTCGCCGCCACCACGGGCGAGGCGCTGGGTGCCGCCGGGGTGCTGGTCAACCAGCAGGCAAACTGGCCGCAGGGCACGTACGAGGGCACGGTGCAGATCGTGACGGGCCCGCTCGGGGTGACGGCCGGCTACTCGCTCGCCCGGCTGTTCCCGGACGCCGTCGTCACGCTGGACGGCCGCTCCGACGAGTCGGTCGACGTCGTGCTCGGGTCCGGCTACACCAAGATGATCAGCGCCGACGAGATCGCCGCGCTCGACCCGGAGGCGGCGCTGACGTCGCCCGAGGGCTGCACGCCCGTCTCAGCGCCCACCGAGGAGCCCGCGGAGGGCTGACCTCCTCGCGGTCAGCCCTCCGCGACGGCCGGTCCGGCGGCTCGTCAGCTCTCGCGCCGCAGCTCGCCGGGGTTCAGCTCTGCCCCTGCGGGCGCCGACGCGGGGGTCGCCGCCTCCTGGCTCGTGCCCCGGGCGCGGGAGATCTGCCGCATGAGGTGGTAGACGACGATCGCCGCGGCGGACCCCATCGCGATGCCCTCGAAACGCATCTCGCCTACCACCCAGGTGTAGTTGGCGATGCCCAGGATGAGGGCGACAGCCGCTGTGTTGAGGTTGACGGGGTCGGAGAAGTCGACGCGGTTCTGCACCCAGATCCGCACGCCGAGCATGCCGATCATCCCGTAGAGGACGGTCGCCGCCCCGCCGAGCACTCCGGCCGGGATCGTCGCGATCAGCTCGCCGAACTTCGGCGACATGCTCAGCAGGAACGCGACCACCGCGGCCACCAGGTAGGCGGCGGTGGAGTACACGCGGGTGGCCGCCATGACGCCGATGTTCTCGGCGTACGTCGTGGTGCCGGACCCGCCGCCCGCGCCTGCGAGCATCGTGGAGACGCCGTCGGCGAAGAGCGCCCGGCCGGTGACGTCGTCGAGATTCTCCCCCGTCATCGCCGCCACGGACTTCACGTGGCCGACGTTCTCGGCAACCAGGACGAGCACGACCGGCACGAACAGGCCCATGAGGGCCAGGTCGAACGTCGGGGTGGTGAAGTCGGGGAGCCCGACCCAGGCCGCCTCCCTCACCCCGCTGAAGTCGACCTCGCCACGCAGCTGCGCGGTGGCGTAGCCGACGAGGACGCCGAGGAGGATGGAGAGCCTGCCGAGCAGCCCCCGGAACAGCACGGTGGACAGCAGGATGGCTCCGACGGTGACGAGAGCCGTCACCGGTGCCTTCTGGACGTTGCCCCACGCCGACGGCGCGAGGTTGAAGCCGATGAGGGCCACGATGGCGCCGGTGACGGTGGGCGGCATGACGATGTCGATCCACCGCGAGCCGGCGAAGTGCACGACGAGACCGATGATCGCGAGCAGGACGCCGACGGCGACGACGCCGCCCAGCGCGGATGACCTGCCCTGCGACGCCGTAGCGGCCGTGATGGGGGCGATCAGGGCGAAGCTCGAGCCGAGGTAGCTGGGCACCCGCCCGGCCGTGACGACCAGGAACAGCACCGTGCCGACGGCGGAGAAGAACAGGGTGGTCGCCGGCGGGAACCCGGTCAGGAGCGGCACGAGGAACGTCGCGCCGAACATGGCGACCACGTGCTGCGCGCCGATGCCGATGGTGGCGGGCCAGCTCAGCCGCTCTTGCGGGGCCACCACCTCGCCGGGGCCGATGTGCCGGCCGTCCCCGTGGACCGTCCATCTGCCGAAGCCCTTGCGTGCGTTCATCGCAGCCCTCCCCGTTGTCCGTTGCGCCTGCTCCCGCATCGTCGAGGGGCCGGTTCGGGAGGACAGGCTAACGCCGATGAGCCTCGGCCCGTTCCGCGCTGTGCCATTCTGGGCGCTGGCGTGCAGGCCGGGCCACGA
It encodes the following:
- a CDS encoding uracil-xanthine permease family protein, whose amino-acid sequence is MNARKGFGRWTVHGDGRHIGPGEVVAPQERLSWPATIGIGAQHVVAMFGATFLVPLLTGFPPATTLFFSAVGTVLFLVVTAGRVPSYLGSSFALIAPITAATASQGRSSALGGVVAVGVLLAIIGLVVHFAGSRWIDIVMPPTVTGAIVALIGFNLAPSAWGNVQKAPVTALVTVGAILLSTVLFRGLLGRLSILLGVLVGYATAQLRGEVDFSGVREAAWVGLPDFTTPTFDLALMGLFVPVVLVLVAENVGHVKSVAAMTGENLDDVTGRALFADGVSTMLAGAGGGSGTTTYAENIGVMAATRVYSTAAYLVAAVVAFLLSMSPKFGELIATIPAGVLGGAATVLYGMIGMLGVRIWVQNRVDFSDPVNLNTAAVALILGIANYTWVVGEMRFEGIAMGSAAAIVVYHLMRQISRARGTSQEAATPASAPAGAELNPGELRRES
- a CDS encoding LytR C-terminal domain-containing protein: MTERTTLDDDAALRRAARRRRLQQRQTVIFGGLITVLLVAALLAGAVWSGLLPAPFTRDFSREDSSDGQVLQPCLPDGATAVPLGSITANVYNGTDTAGLAATTGEALGAAGVLVNQQANWPQGTYEGTVQIVTGPLGVTAGYSLARLFPDAVVTLDGRSDESVDVVLGSGYTKMISADEIAALDPEAALTSPEGCTPVSAPTEEPAEG
- a CDS encoding type II toxin-antitoxin system VapB family antitoxin, which encodes MMFKAVGDGRPYPDHGLTTPRDWAAIPPRQVRLDQLVTTKSTLDLRSLLSSDSTFYGDLFAHVVSWRGNLYLEDGLHRALRAALQQRLVLHARVLELDAEGRIREQV